GGATAATTCTGCAGTTCACCCTGAAGCCTATAAAATTGTCGAAAAAATGGCAAAAGATTTAGGCATAAAAACGAATGAATTGATTGCCAATAAAGAAAAAATAGCATTGGTTCAACCTGAAAAATACATCACGGAAGACATCGGAATTTTAAGTATTAAAGATATTTTAAAAGAACTTGAAAAACCGGGATTAGATCCAAGAAAAGCAGCTAAAGTTTTTGAATTCGATCCGAACGTAAAAAAGATCACCGACTTAAAAGTTGGAATGATTTTACCGGGAATTGTAAATAATATTACAGCTTTCGGATGTTTTGTAGATTTAGGAATTAAAGAAAGCGGACTTGTTCATATTTCCCAATTGAAAGACGGTTTTGTGTCTGATGTGAATGAAGTGGTGAAATTACATCAACATGTTCAGGTGAGAGTAACGGAAATTGATGAAGCGAGAAAAAGAATTCAGTTGAGTATGATTTTGTAAAAAAAATTATGAAAATCTCAGAATTAAAAGAAAAGAAAACAACTCGCAGAGCAACGCAAGATTTTGATTGTGAAGGTAACCGTATTTATGATGAATTTGAGTATTATTTACCCTATAAAGTTGATTTTCCAAATAGTGATCAACAAAGGCAAGTGGCAAAAATAATCGACATGATACCCTTATTTTTAATTTTTCTTTTCATTTTTAAACAAACTTTGTTTCTATCATTTTTGCTTTCAATACCATCTGTAATAATTGCTGGAAGTATTACAGAAACAATTTGGGGAACTACGTTAGGAAAAAAACTTTTCAAGATGTTTGTTATCAATGATTATGGAAATTCCCCCGATTTTTCTAAATCTTTAAAAAGAAACTTCTTATGCCTGTCAAACTTTTATCCCTCTTTTTCAGAATATACTTTCAAAACTGTTGCGTTTGGAACTAAAACAAATTTTAGGACCGATCTAAGTATGCACATGAACAATAAGTTATGTAAAACCTACATTGTAAAAGAAAGTAAACTAAATGAAATCAGGAATTTACTTGATGTAGAACCCACTTAAGATAATGTGCGACTTATTGATTAAGTCGCACATTTAATTTACCGAGCAATCGTTACCTATGATTTCAAGAGATTGCTTCTTCACTTTGTTCATCACAATGACGGCAGACTACTCCCCTAGCCCCGATTGAAACGACATCCTTTTTGGTTGCGGGCGGAGCAAAGCGGAGCCCGTAACCAAAAAGATACAGTGGAAAGCGGGATTAAGCTCCTAAAAACTGTATATTTAAAATCCTTTAGAATCTCTTCTCGGTTGTCTTACTTCAGGCCATTTCGTCGTCTGCCCTTTATCATCAACAGGCATTGCACGCTTTTCTCTGTTGGTAAATTCAGGATCTTCAGAAGCCATATACGCCAGCGTTGCGGTTAAAACGACATTGCTTTTCACTTCATCGAAAACAATCTTATCATAAGTATCTTTCGTGGTATGCCATGTATATCCGAAATATCCCCAATTTAAAGAGCTTAAAGAAAAGCCGGGAACACCGGCAGCTACAAACGAAGCATGGTCAGAACCACCTCCACCCGGCATTCCAGGGAAGTCAGTTTTAATTTGATCTTTGATATTTTTTGGTACTGCATTCAGCCACTTTCCGATGTAATCATAAGCATTAACAAACCCTTGTCCGCTGATGTTCACCACTCTTCCCGTTCCGTTATCCTGATTGAAAACCGCCTGAGTTCCTTTGATAATTTCCGGATTATCAGCAACAAAACCTCGCGAACCGTTCAAGCCTTGTTCTTCGCTTCCCCAAAGTCCGACAACAATGGTTCGTTTATTATTAGGATAATATTTTTTAAGAATTCTCATCGTTTCAAGCATTGTTAAAACACCTGTTCCATTATCTGTCGCGCCCTGAGCACCGTCCCAAGAATCTAAATGAGCAGAAAGAACAACATATTCATTAGGTTTTTCTTTTCCTTTAATCATCCCGATGGTGTTAAAAGTTTTCGCATCAGGAAGAACTTTTGACTGAGTATCAACCTTAATTTTCGGTTTTGCCCCATTTTCAGACATTCTGTACAGCAATCCGTAATCTTCAACATCAATATCGAACATTGGAATTTTACTTGTTTTAGCTCCGAAAATTCTGTTGGCTCCCATAATTCCTGTCCAGTTGGAAATGGCAATTCCTACAGCTCCTGCTTTTTCCAATGCTTCAGGTAATGTAGTATTATCGTACCCTATATTTTTCACATAATCATTGAAATCTTTGGTTGCCTTTTCTTTTTCTGCTTTTAATTTTTCATACAGTTCAGGTGTTGCAAATTCCTTGATCTGCTCATTAGAACGCCCGATTTTTTGATATTGAGCCATTAAAACAATTTTTCCTTTTACAGAAGGCAACCATTTATCAAACTCAGCTTTAGAAGAAACTTTAGGAAGAATCACCACTTCAGCTTCTATTGCTTTTTTGGTTGAAGGACTCCACGCCAGCTGCGTTGCCGATAAAGATTTTACTCTCGGATAGGTCATATCTACATGCGTAATTCCTCTCTGCCATCCTTTCCAGGTTCCGAACTGCTGTAAATCAGCATCAATTTCCCATGAACGGAGCTTGTTCGCCGTCCATTCATTAGCAGCAAGCATTTCAGGAGTCCCCACAAGACGGGGACCTACACCATCGAGAAGCTCATACGCCATTCCTTCCAATTGGGAATTCGTATTTACTTCATTAACAAAATTTTGAATAACGGGATTAAGCTTTTCATTGGAATCTACCGTAATCTGCGCCCATGAAAACTGTGTCGCCAGAACAACAACAGGCATGGCAAAAAATCTGTTTATCTTCATAATAGTCATTGATTGGCCTAAAGATAAAGAGATTCGGGGAGCGGGAAAAATATTTATAGGGATTTGTGAGTGGCAGATGTGCGTTTGTAGCCGGTAGACATTACAGACCTTCCCTGAAATCCTGCATAGCTTATGGCAGGACAGTCAAGTATTTGGAAATACATCATATCCTCCTAAAAAACGGAGAAGCCGTGTTTAGTGTTTCACCGGATTTATATTTCTTTTCTGCACCTTTCCCTAGCTACTGCCATGCTCCTTTGGACGGACTTTCAATTCCTGCTCTGAAAAAAATTCCATAAAGACGCTTGTCTTTAGGGTAATATCCCAAAACTAAGCTTACATTTAGCCCTGTTTAGCTTTTGATCAGAGAGACATCGTAAAGCTCGGCGGCAAAAGACAGGAAAGAACTGTCTTTACTTGTTAAAATAACTTATAAAAATACCGATAACAATGAATTTTAAAATTAAGCTTCTACTTATTGCCGGCATGATGAGTCTGCATGCCCATGCCCAGACTGAAACCGGTGTTTACTTTTCTAACGACAGAAAATTCAGGGAAATCCTAAAGAATCCGGGTAATCCCCTGGAGGGGTATCCCGTTATGATTGTAAAGATAAAGGCTTCCCAATCCGGAAGTTACTTTTGGTATCTTAATGAAAGTAAAGCGACAAAAAAATCGTTTTTCGATGATCATCCAAAAGATCTGCATGCGGGGATCTATCTTCAGGAGCCTGGCGGGCTACTGCCGGTGATCACATTTAAGGATTTTGCAGAAGGCCTGGCTCAGCCCCGGTATCTTATTAACCATTGTGAAATTGCCGATGCGGATAAGGATGGTTTTCCTGAGTTTTATCTCACCTATTTTACAGATTCCGACGGGCTGGATGCTAAACCCCTGAAAGTTATTGTGTACACCAAAAAATCCAGAACCTCCTTCCAGAAATCAAAAATTACAGGATGGCTTTCTTTTCAGCCTGAAGATCCTTACCGTGAAGAAAAGGATCAGCATTTTAAATCACTGCCTGCTGCAGTACAAATGAAAGCCCAAAAGATAATAAAAGATGCTAAAAAAGAACTGCTTTAATCATTGAGAAGAACAGGAATGCCCGCGCGGGTCTTATAATATGTTTCTTCTGCAAAAGGAAAGAAAAGAGAAAATAGGCGGAGCATGGTGCGCTTTATAGAGAGGTCTGTGATGGGTTAAACCAAAAGCAGAGGATAATGATGCGCCGGAGAAACATTGAGAAGAATACAAAATAAAAAAACCGACTTAAAAAGCCGGTTCTGGAACAATTATTTTTTTGATTCCTCAACAGAAACTTTTCTGAATTCTTTGAACAATTTGCTAAGTTCTAAAGCTGATTTACGAGCTCTTGTTCCTGCAGCCTTGTTTCCTTTTTCAGCTTGTTGGTTTGCTTCAGCAGCGAATGCTTCAAATTCCGCGTTGATTTTTTCAATTAGTTCTTTCATTATTTTTAAAATTTAGGCTGCAAATATAGGTTTTATGGCGATTCCAGCCAACTTTGACGGAAAAACTTTATCACATTTATTGAATTTTAATAACCTTCTCATCATTCTCTCCTCATTTTCTGATCAAAATCATCAATTTTTAAGCAAAACCTTTGCTGGTAAGCTTTTATAATGGTATTCATTTATGAAAAGGAATATTCTGAAAATCAATCGGTCTGAATGGATAAATTACCCCTCTCCGCTATTTGATATACGAACGTAAAAAATAATCATTTATTAAATTAATCGCAATTTACTTTAAGATAACAGATCTTTATTTATATTTGATTTTCATAATTTTAAACAACATGAGCGATCAGCTGGAAACTATTGGTGATTATTATAAAAAAATTAAGGACGGAAATGTAACGATATTTGAAACCGATGATTTTAAAGCCGGAACTTCCCACTTTAATATTACTATGCGAAAATACTGTAACTTTAAAAGTCCTTATAACCGCAGAGATTACTACCGCGTGAGCCTTATTATCGGTAAAGGAATATTTCAATACGGGAATCAGACGTTATACATAGATCAGCCCACTTTATTTTTCCCATCGCTTACTATACCTTATACCTGGGAGTGCCAGGATGAAATTCAGGAGGGATACTCCTGTCTTTTTAATCAGGAATTTTTTAATGGCAATTCAGAATTGCAGTTTTTTAAGAAAACATCTTTGTTCAAAGAATGGGGTGCTCCGTTGGTTGCGCTTTCAGAAGAGCAGGCTGGACTTGCCATGCTTTATTTCGAGCAAATTTATAAGCTTAATAATTCATCGTATCCTTTTCGTTGCAGCGGTATCAAAAGTAACCTGGCTTCAGTTCTTCATTTGGCGCTGGAACACCGAATGGAAGATGTGAGCATGAATGACCTTCCCGCCAATGTTCGACTTTACCGAATGTTTGATGAATTACTGAACAAACAATTTCCGGTAGATTCTCCCGCCTATCCGCTGGAACTGAAGACCGCATCTGATTTTGCCGATCATCTGCATGTTCATGTCAATCATTTAAATTCATCTGTAAAGTCCATTACCAATCTTACAACCACTCAAATCATCAAGGAAAGAATGGTTGAAGAATCTAAAAACCTTTTAAAATATACCAATTGGGATATTGCTGAGGTGGGTTACACTCTTGGATTTGAACAACCTTCTCATTTTAACAATTTCTTTAAAAAACATACCAGCACTTCCCCACTTCAGTTTAAAAAAGCATTAATTATTTGATTTTTGTAATTTTTACTTTGTCTTTTAAAATTCACTTTTATGATGCTTGATTTAATTTTGCATCATTAAAATGAAAAGAAAATGTTGAAAGAAGCATCCGAACAAAGAATCAGACTTGTAACCATCATGGCATTTGTTTCCATTCCACTTTCGGGATTTGTTACAGATATTTACCTGCCTTCCTTTCCGTCGATGGCGAAGGGGTTATGCGTTTCTGAAAAAGATATCCAGATGACCCTAACCTCGTATTTATTAAGCTATGGAGTCACGCAGCTGTTCATTGGAAGTATCCTGGACAGCATCGGCAGATACCGCCCCAAGCTTATTGCGCTATTGCTTTTGGTAATAAGCAGTTTACTGATTACCATGACCGACAGTATTTTACTGATCTCTATTCTGAGAATTCTTCAGGGAATTGCCGTTTCAGTTCTTGTCGTTTCTACAAGGGCTATTTTCGTAGATCTTTATGATGCTGAACGGGTAAAACACTATCTCAGTTACTTTACCATCGTCTGGTCATGTGGTCCTATTTTAGCTCCGTTTTTAGGAGGATATTTAGAAAAACTGTTCAACTGGCATGCGAATTTCCACTTTCTGGCGATCTATGCCGGTGCTTTGTTATTATTTGAATTGTTTTTCAGCGGAGAAAGTTTACCGCAAAAGAAAAAATTCAGTCTTTCAGAAAATCTGAATCTTTATCAGATGATGCTTAAGAATAAAATTTTCATCCTCGGAATTCTGATTTTAGGTTTAAGTTATTCTATTGTAATGGTTTTCAATATTACCGGGCCGTTTATTATCGAAAATACTTTTCATTACAATTCTGTCATCATAGGATATTGTACATTGATTCTTGGTTTTTCATGGATGATCGGAGGCATTATCGGTAAAAAAAGGCTTTCATTGCCCGATAATGCCCGTGCCTTGCATCCCGTTATTTTACAGTCCTTATTGATTACTGCCCTGCTTATCACGAGTTATTTTACCGAAAGTCTCTTTATTCTGATTCCCTTTGCATTTATCATTCATATCTGCTCTGGTGTTCTATACACTTCTTTTTTCACCACAAGTATGCTTCATTTCCCTAAGAATGCAGGTACAGCCGGTGGATTTATGGGCGGACTGGTCTATATTATTACTTCTATTACGAATTTTATGATTTCTGTTACGGGTTCTGTTACCCATCAAAAAGATCTTTCGTGGCGATATCTTATTATTGCAGTTATTCTTTTTTGGGTCATTATCATCCTCAACAAAGCATTAAAAAAAGAAAAAACAGAGCGGTAGTCTCTGTTTTTTTATCAATAATTGCTATTTTTTTGAAGCTTTTTGGCTTCCGAACCGAAATGAACTCAAAGAGTGCCTTCCAGCCTGGCAGGGAACATCAACAAAGCATTAAAAAAAAAAAGGCTTGCTTATTTTTTCGAAAAGAACGAAAATGACGGCGATCACTTCTGTATTCCTGTATCGTTCGAAGAATCCGTTTTTGAAAAATCACAACTCATGGATCATCCTGAAGGTCATATTAATACGCGGCTTGATCACCTGGCTTGATTTGGCAATACGATGTTCCCAATTGATCTGTAAATCTCCTTTCATGATAAGCAAAGAGCCGTGCTGCAGCGGCAGACTATATTTCTTATGATGATCGTCTACTTTTCTGAAATCAAAATTCCGCTCTTCACCGAGGCTCACCGAAGCAATTACGGGGCGATTTCCCAATTCGCTTTCCTTATCCCGATGCCAGGCTACGGAATCGTTACCGTCGCGGTATAAATTCAGCAAAACGGAATTAAAAGTATATCCGGAATATTTTTCAATCTTCAGTTTTAAATTTAATAATTCCGGAGACCATTGGTTAACACTGAATACACCGCCTCCCAGATGATAGGTCTTACTTTCATTACCGTACCAGGCTGTTAAACGGGGAGTGAGAACCGTTTTATCATACATTTTCTGAGTATTCTGCTTCCAGGGAGTTTCATTCAGTAATTTTTCCTGAAGCTTTGAAGCCTCTTTTTCTGATAAAAAATGGTTCGTATATTCTAACAATTCCTCAGGAAACTGGTAAAAATCATCGGAATTGAATAAACTTAGCTGACTCACTGTTTTTTCTTGAATTTATTTTTC
The sequence above is a segment of the Chryseobacterium sp. MYb264 genome. Coding sequences within it:
- a CDS encoding RDD family protein; this encodes MKISELKEKKTTRRATQDFDCEGNRIYDEFEYYLPYKVDFPNSDQQRQVAKIIDMIPLFLIFLFIFKQTLFLSFLLSIPSVIIAGSITETIWGTTLGKKLFKMFVINDYGNSPDFSKSLKRNFLCLSNFYPSFSEYTFKTVAFGTKTNFRTDLSMHMNNKLCKTYIVKESKLNEIRNLLDVEPT
- a CDS encoding M20/M25/M40 family metallo-hydrolase, with translation MKINRFFAMPVVVLATQFSWAQITVDSNEKLNPVIQNFVNEVNTNSQLEGMAYELLDGVGPRLVGTPEMLAANEWTANKLRSWEIDADLQQFGTWKGWQRGITHVDMTYPRVKSLSATQLAWSPSTKKAIEAEVVILPKVSSKAEFDKWLPSVKGKIVLMAQYQKIGRSNEQIKEFATPELYEKLKAEKEKATKDFNDYVKNIGYDNTTLPEALEKAGAVGIAISNWTGIMGANRIFGAKTSKIPMFDIDVEDYGLLYRMSENGAKPKIKVDTQSKVLPDAKTFNTIGMIKGKEKPNEYVVLSAHLDSWDGAQGATDNGTGVLTMLETMRILKKYYPNNKRTIVVGLWGSEEQGLNGSRGFVADNPEIIKGTQAVFNQDNGTGRVVNISGQGFVNAYDYIGKWLNAVPKNIKDQIKTDFPGMPGGGGSDHASFVAAGVPGFSLSSLNWGYFGYTWHTTKDTYDKIVFDEVKSNVVLTATLAYMASEDPEFTNREKRAMPVDDKGQTTKWPEVRQPRRDSKGF
- a CDS encoding histone H1, with the translated sequence MKELIEKINAEFEAFAAEANQQAEKGNKAAGTRARKSALELSKLFKEFRKVSVEESKK
- a CDS encoding helix-turn-helix domain-containing protein, which codes for MSDQLETIGDYYKKIKDGNVTIFETDDFKAGTSHFNITMRKYCNFKSPYNRRDYYRVSLIIGKGIFQYGNQTLYIDQPTLFFPSLTIPYTWECQDEIQEGYSCLFNQEFFNGNSELQFFKKTSLFKEWGAPLVALSEEQAGLAMLYFEQIYKLNNSSYPFRCSGIKSNLASVLHLALEHRMEDVSMNDLPANVRLYRMFDELLNKQFPVDSPAYPLELKTASDFADHLHVHVNHLNSSVKSITNLTTTQIIKERMVEESKNLLKYTNWDIAEVGYTLGFEQPSHFNNFFKKHTSTSPLQFKKALII
- a CDS encoding MFS transporter, with translation MLKEASEQRIRLVTIMAFVSIPLSGFVTDIYLPSFPSMAKGLCVSEKDIQMTLTSYLLSYGVTQLFIGSILDSIGRYRPKLIALLLLVISSLLITMTDSILLISILRILQGIAVSVLVVSTRAIFVDLYDAERVKHYLSYFTIVWSCGPILAPFLGGYLEKLFNWHANFHFLAIYAGALLLFELFFSGESLPQKKKFSLSENLNLYQMMLKNKIFILGILILGLSYSIVMVFNITGPFIIENTFHYNSVIIGYCTLILGFSWMIGGIIGKKRLSLPDNARALHPVILQSLLITALLITSYFTESLFILIPFAFIIHICSGVLYTSFFTTSMLHFPKNAGTAGGFMGGLVYIITSITNFMISVTGSVTHQKDLSWRYLIIAVILFWVIIILNKALKKEKTER
- a CDS encoding alpha-ketoglutarate-dependent dioxygenase AlkB family protein yields the protein MSQLSLFNSDDFYQFPEELLEYTNHFLSEKEASKLQEKLLNETPWKQNTQKMYDKTVLTPRLTAWYGNESKTYHLGGGVFSVNQWSPELLNLKLKIEKYSGYTFNSVLLNLYRDGNDSVAWHRDKESELGNRPVIASVSLGEERNFDFRKVDDHHKKYSLPLQHGSLLIMKGDLQINWEHRIAKSSQVIKPRINMTFRMIHEL